A single genomic interval of Cataglyphis hispanica isolate Lineage 1 chromosome 25, ULB_Chis1_1.0, whole genome shotgun sequence harbors:
- the LOC126858392 gene encoding glycerophosphodiester phosphodiesterase 1-like has protein sequence MHRFIDLILNSALLWVYLQTFLSILITILCEFCIPWIAWSSLIIMIALRLVRVSPLPDKTIQEVLGVDPLLIDKNNSVSEKHGNGEQYCMRVVAHRGGGYDFPENSLMALRNVNKIKGCSAVEIDLRLTKDNIPILFHDKTIERITGQTGIVNEMMWEELREIDITYNHPLRNKFPEGERIALLDDALQVCLSSEKRVIIDIKETKMDVVQIILDAYKKYPKLFERCVVSSFNPIMIYMIRKKEPRIVSSLAWRPYFFSRLSYTGLEALGVARFHNPFKHVAACILEVLYEWLLPRFVYYIAGISVILLHKDIVNPRDVERWCERGIRVMAWTVNRPSEKMHFSKLKITYITDTLHLEKNM, from the exons ACAAACGTTCCTGAGTATATTAATCACTATTTTATGCGAATTTTGTATTCCTTGGATTGCTTGGagctcattaattattatgattgcgCTGAGATTAGTCCGAGTATCCCCTCTGCCTGACAAAACTATTCAAGAAGTGCTTGGTGTGGATCCACTTctcatagataaaaataactctGTGTCTGAAAAACATGGTAATGGAGAGCAATACTGCATGCGAGTGGTGGCTCATCGTGGTGGAGGATACGATTTTCCTGAAAACAGTTTGATGGCTTTAcgaaat GTAAACAAGATAAAGGGCTGCAGTGCCGTAGAGATTGATTTAAGACTAACAAAAGATAACATTCCAATATTATTCCATGACAAAACAATTGAAAGAATTACAGGCCAAACAGGAATAGTTAATGAGATGATGTGGGAAGAattgagagagatagatataaCTTATAATCATCCACTtag gAACAAGTTTCCTGAAGGTGAGAGAATCGCGCTGTTAGATGATGCACTGCAAGTATGTCTGAGCAGCGAGAAGAGAGtaattatagacataaaagaaacaaagatgGATGTTGTGCAAATTATTCTAGATGCgtacaaaaaatatccaaaattatttgaaagatgTGTCGTGTCGAGTTTCAATCCAATCATGATATACATG ATTCGAAAAAAAGAGCCACGTATTGTCTCGAGTCTTGCTTGGAGGccgtattttttttcgagattgTCGTATACCGGTCTGGAAGCGCTCGGTGTGGCACGATTTCATAATCCATTTAAGCATGTGGCAGCTTGCATTTTGGAAGTTTTGTACGAGTGGTTATTACCTCGCTTCGTTTATTATATTGCTGGCATTTCTGTTATACTATTGCACAAGGACATAGTCAATCC acGCGATGTAGAACGATGGTGCGAACGTGGTATTCGCGTGATGGCATGGACAGTAAATCGACCGTcagaaaaaatgcatttttcgaAGCTCAAAATCACTTATATAACTGATACGCTACATTTAGAGAAGAACATGTAA
- the LOC126858379 gene encoding dystrotelin-like codes for MDNIMRSIQGCNVIRYISYRTAAKMQILYKELMMQHVQLELIAGVFERHRLSITENSVNLDSSEIEDVLSDIYFAAQKESNFNFDVDFVTKLATSYILNTFDKQNTGNILVFSVKVALVLLSNGKLQEKYGYLYQQLADHNACLSRAGLHTLLTNICKITEMFGETVTYGYEQIQTHIDACFVKSQGGLGVTETEFAAWIMQEPPLLVWITTFNRIKSAEHIVHNIRCSSCKVTPVQGPRYTCLKCTGYHQCQECFFLGKTSNKHKLKHPIREFCVKTSHREVTKLIIELIRNKLRLCPTRTITIEDPIIDATSNETRHIDYGSVRSTIKRKILSDPQKELQSIIMHLEEENRQLQIELLDIQGTKAERLQRHRVTIESQLQRLKTLKKYLFTDMTQVPQIITRMQSTPMLPPLSSRLTALPLEFELSPIIRQDTADQQKTLQRKDKLISDSFNTSSPIQHTREEDNTNALSCAQETFTSSGFGNIPENSRMELSTWIGGTRRELSTTDSDFSQWLAAGNSNCKNNYVANAAISNTNNDSSLVASQSPTGIHRDNTPSSLQRPDKHSQHSSLQNIQGDLNDILDRLQNMVANDCLLDESYDGNDNCKLKRATTEMEDLLTGLIEGMESRKSKLTTIV; via the exons ATGGACAATATTATGCGATCTATTCAAGGATGTAATGTCATTcgttatatatcttatagaaCTGCtgcaaaaatgcaaatattatataaagaattgatGA tGCAACATGTACAATTGGAATTAATAGCTGGAGTATTTGAACGTCATAGACTTTCAATCACTGAAAATAGTGTTAATTTAGATTCGAGTGAGATTGAGGATGTTCtatctgatatttattttgcggcacagaaagaaagtaattttaattttgatgttgATTTTGTAACAAAGCTTGCTACAAGTTACATTCTAAACACTTTTGACAA ACAAAATACTGGAAATATTTTAGTGTTTTCAGTAAAAGTTGCATTGGTATTATTAAGTAATGGTAAATTACAAGAAAAGTATGGATATTTGTATCAGCAGCTAGCTGATCACAATGCATGTTTATCTAGAGCTGGTTTGCATACcttattaacaaatatctgCAAAATAACAGAAATGTTTGGAGAAACTGTTACATATGGATATGAACAAATTCAGACACATATAGATGCCTGTtttgtaaaa tcTCAAGGTGGTCTTGGAGTTACTGAAACAGAGTTTGCTGCATGGATCATGCAGGAACCTCCTCTGCTTGTTTGGATAACAACATTCAATCGAATAAAATCTGCAGAACATA tTGTACATAATATCAGATGTTCTTCATGTAAAGTAACACCGGTACAGGGACCGAGATATACATGTTTGAAATGCACAGGATACCATCAATGCCAAGAATGTTTTTTCTTAGGCAAGACATCAAACAAGCACAAGCTGAAGCATCCAATTCGTGAATTTTGCGTGAAg ACTTCACATCGCGAAGTTACAAAATTGATCattgaattaattagaaacaaaTTGAGACTGTGTCCCACCAGAACAATCACAATAGAGGATCCAATTATAGATGCTACTAG taatgaAACAAGACATATAGATTATGGTTCAGTAAGGAGTACTATTAAACGAAAGATTCTCAGTGATCCacaaaaagaattacaaaGTATCATAATGCATTTGGAAGAGGAAAATCGACAATTGCAAATTGAATTGCTTGATATACAAGGCACCAAAGCAGAAAGGTTACAACGTCATAGAGTGACCATTGAATCTCAATTACAACGATTGAAAACGCTTAAG aaatatttatttactgatATGACTCAAGTACCACAGATTATCACTCGTATGCAAAGCACCCCGATGTTACCGCCTTTATCATCCAGACTTACAGCACTGCCTTTAGAATTCGAATTAAGTCCAATTATCAGGCAAGATACTGCAGATCAACAAAAAACACTTCAAAGAAAAGACAAATTAATATCAGATAGTTTTAATACTTCATCACCTATACAACATACAAGAGAGGAAGATAACACCAATGCTCTTTCTTGCGCTCAAGAGACTTTTACGAGTTCTGGGTTCGGTAATATACCAGAAAACAGTCGTATGGAATTAAGTACTTGGATTGGAG GAACAAGGAGAGAATTGAGTACAACTGACAGTGATTTCTCTCAGTGGCTGGCTGCTGGCAATTCAAATTgcaagaataattatgtagcTAATGCAGCAATTAGTAATACAAATAATGACTCATCGCTGGTAGCTTCTCAATCCCCTACAGGCATTCATAGAGACAATACTCCATCTTCCTTGCAACGGCCTGACAAACATTCACAACACAGTAGCTTGCAAAATATTCAAGGAGatcttaatgatatattagacAGATTGCAAAATATGGTTGCTAATGACTGTTTGCTTGATG AATCGTATGACGGCAATGACAATTGTAAATTGAAACGTGCTACAACAGAAATGGAAGATCTATTAACTGGTTTAATTGAAGGTATGGAGTCTCGTAAAAGTAAACTTACTACTATTGTCTGA
- the LOC126858380 gene encoding serine/threonine-protein kinase rio1 isoform X1, translated as MSEKFEEGQFSDAEEENEVSYIQNKIRETSFGMYSHVQLETKVANLHITCNEEAIEDSDNDEYYCNNDYDLYEDKNAVIKTSSQRFNTQEAPTKVTNYQPKHKLLTRYANKINLEKYAGPSLPDHVANVLIENDKRVDKDRIRMKDKSDHATTENVLDSRIKKKLHKLFERGILAEINGCISTGKEANVYYAKSKNQDEIAIKIYRTSILTFKNREKYIRGEYRFDHVYSLHNPRKMVKIWAEKEFSNLKRLEQGGVRAPQPLLYGGHMLLMEFLGSDGWAAPKLKDAVLTDSKSRMLYRECIEIMWKMYNKCRLVHADLSEYNILYHNGSVVIIDVSQAVDRDHCNAIEFLRNDCSNITAFFKKHNVGVMSLQALFDFITDPTINEKNMDEYLDIRMQEANKENDPQQQIEEAVFKQAYIPQRLTQVVNVERDINLAKSGKDLIYKTLIGLKADLSKPAEAPEILVDKHRKDKNIEKESDTCSSSEDSDNSDSENDSESEDNKSKFINSARPRNESPDSKKARKKAVKEQQAEKRKTKVKKHVKKRKLKVSRGGK; from the exons atGTCAGAAAAATTCGAAGAAGGTCAATTTAGCGACGCCGAAGAAGAGAACGAAGTATcttacat ACAGAACAAAATCAGAGAAACCTCGTTTGGTATGTATTCTCATGTGCAACTTGAAACAAAAGTGGCCAATTTGCATATTACATGCAATGAAGAGGCTATTGAAGACAGTGACAATgatgaatattattgtaacaatGATTATGATTTGTATGAAGATAAGAATGCTGTTATAAAAACGAGTTCACAAAGATTCAATACTCAAGAAGCACCTACTAAGGTAACAAATTATCAACCAAAACATAAGTTGTTGACTCGTTAtgcaaataagattaatttagagaaatatgCGGGTCCGTCGTTGCCAGATCATGTAGCCAATGTACTGATTGAGAATGACAAACGTGTTGATAAAGATCGCATAAGGATGAAAGATAAGAGCGATCATGCGACGACCGAGAATGTATTGGATTCTCGTATCAAGAAGAAATTGCACAAACTGTTTGAGAGAGGAATATTAGCAGAGATAAATGGTTGTATCTCGACTGGGAAAGAAGCCAACGTATATTATGCCAAATCGAAAAATCAAGACGAGATTgctataaagatatatagaaCATCCATCCTAACATTTAAAAACCGAGAAAAGTATATTAGAGGAGAATATCGTTTCGATCATGTTTACTCTTTGCACAATCCACGTAAAATGGTGAAAATCTGGGCGGAAAAGGAATTCTCTAATTTAAAGCGCTTGGAACAAGGTGGTGTCAGAGCACCACAGCCACTTTTATATGGTGGCCACATGTTATTGATGGAGTTTTTGGGTTCAGATGGCTGGGCAGCACCCAAATTGAAGGATGCTGTACTTACAGATTCAAAATCAAGGATGTTATATAGAGAATGTATCGAAATTATGtggaaaatgtataataagtgTAGGCTTGTTCATGCTGATTTAAGtgagtataatatattgtatcacAATGGATCAGTTGTAATTATTGATGTTTCACAAGCAGTAGATCGTGATCATTGTAATGCGATTGAATTTCTAAGGAATGACTGTAGCAATATCACAG catttttcaaaaagcaCAATGTGGGTGTTATGTCACTCCAAGCATTATTTGATTTCATAACAGATCCaactataaatgaaaaaaacatggACGAATATCTGGACATTCGGATGCAAGAGGCAAATAAGGAAAATGATCCACAGCAGCAAATAGAAGAAGCAGTTTTTAAGCAAGCTTACATTCCTCAAAGATTAACACAG GTGGTCAATGTAGAACGTGATATAAATCTTGCAAAATCTGGAAAAGATTTGATTTACAAAACATTAATTGGCTTGAAAGCAGACTTATCTAAGCCTGCAGAAGCACCTGAGATCCTAGTTGACAAACAtaggaaagataaaaatatagaaaaagaaagcgaTACTTGTTCTTCTTCTGAAGATAGTGATAATTCTGACAGTGAAAATGATAGCGAAAGTGAGGATAATAAGAGCAAATTCATAAATTCGGCTAGACCGCGAAACGAAAGTCCCGACAGTAAAAAA gcGCGTAAAAAGGCGGTTAAAGAACAGCAAGCAGAAAAACGAAAAACTAAAGTAAAGAAACACGTGAAGAAACGAAAACTAAAAGTATCAAGAggaggaaaataa
- the LOC126858380 gene encoding serine/threonine-protein kinase rio1 isoform X2, which yields MSEKFEEGQFSDAEEENEVSYIQNKIRETSFGMYSHVQLETKVANLHITCNEEAIEDSDNDEYYCNNDYDLYEDKNAVIKTSSQRFNTQEAPTKVTNYQPKHKLLTRYANKINLEKYAGPSLPDHVANVLIENDKRVDKDRIRMKDKSDHATTENVLDSRIKKKLHKLFERGILAEINGCISTGKEANVYYAKSKNQDEIAIKIYRTSILTFKNREKYIRGEYRFDHVYSLHNPRKMVKIWAEKEFSNLKRLEQGGVRAPQPLLYGGHMLLMEFLGSDGWAAPKLKDAVLTDSKSRMLYRECIEIMWKMYNKCRLVHADLIDRDHCNAIEFLRNDCSNITAFFKKHNVGVMSLQALFDFITDPTINEKNMDEYLDIRMQEANKENDPQQQIEEAVFKQAYIPQRLTQVVNVERDINLAKSGKDLIYKTLIGLKADLSKPAEAPEILVDKHRKDKNIEKESDTCSSSEDSDNSDSENDSESEDNKSKFINSARPRNESPDSKKARKKAVKEQQAEKRKTKVKKHVKKRKLKVSRGGK from the exons atGTCAGAAAAATTCGAAGAAGGTCAATTTAGCGACGCCGAAGAAGAGAACGAAGTATcttacat ACAGAACAAAATCAGAGAAACCTCGTTTGGTATGTATTCTCATGTGCAACTTGAAACAAAAGTGGCCAATTTGCATATTACATGCAATGAAGAGGCTATTGAAGACAGTGACAATgatgaatattattgtaacaatGATTATGATTTGTATGAAGATAAGAATGCTGTTATAAAAACGAGTTCACAAAGATTCAATACTCAAGAAGCACCTACTAAGGTAACAAATTATCAACCAAAACATAAGTTGTTGACTCGTTAtgcaaataagattaatttagagaaatatgCGGGTCCGTCGTTGCCAGATCATGTAGCCAATGTACTGATTGAGAATGACAAACGTGTTGATAAAGATCGCATAAGGATGAAAGATAAGAGCGATCATGCGACGACCGAGAATGTATTGGATTCTCGTATCAAGAAGAAATTGCACAAACTGTTTGAGAGAGGAATATTAGCAGAGATAAATGGTTGTATCTCGACTGGGAAAGAAGCCAACGTATATTATGCCAAATCGAAAAATCAAGACGAGATTgctataaagatatatagaaCATCCATCCTAACATTTAAAAACCGAGAAAAGTATATTAGAGGAGAATATCGTTTCGATCATGTTTACTCTTTGCACAATCCACGTAAAATGGTGAAAATCTGGGCGGAAAAGGAATTCTCTAATTTAAAGCGCTTGGAACAAGGTGGTGTCAGAGCACCACAGCCACTTTTATATGGTGGCCACATGTTATTGATGGAGTTTTTGGGTTCAGATGGCTGGGCAGCACCCAAATTGAAGGATGCTGTACTTACAGATTCAAAATCAAGGATGTTATATAGAGAATGTATCGAAATTATGtggaaaatgtataataagtgTAGGCTTGTTCATGCTGATTTAA TAGATCGTGATCATTGTAATGCGATTGAATTTCTAAGGAATGACTGTAGCAATATCACAG catttttcaaaaagcaCAATGTGGGTGTTATGTCACTCCAAGCATTATTTGATTTCATAACAGATCCaactataaatgaaaaaaacatggACGAATATCTGGACATTCGGATGCAAGAGGCAAATAAGGAAAATGATCCACAGCAGCAAATAGAAGAAGCAGTTTTTAAGCAAGCTTACATTCCTCAAAGATTAACACAG GTGGTCAATGTAGAACGTGATATAAATCTTGCAAAATCTGGAAAAGATTTGATTTACAAAACATTAATTGGCTTGAAAGCAGACTTATCTAAGCCTGCAGAAGCACCTGAGATCCTAGTTGACAAACAtaggaaagataaaaatatagaaaaagaaagcgaTACTTGTTCTTCTTCTGAAGATAGTGATAATTCTGACAGTGAAAATGATAGCGAAAGTGAGGATAATAAGAGCAAATTCATAAATTCGGCTAGACCGCGAAACGAAAGTCCCGACAGTAAAAAA gcGCGTAAAAAGGCGGTTAAAGAACAGCAAGCAGAAAAACGAAAAACTAAAGTAAAGAAACACGTGAAGAAACGAAAACTAAAAGTATCAAGAggaggaaaataa